In Methanoculleus sp. SDB, a genomic segment contains:
- a CDS encoding pyridoxamine 5-phosphate oxidase: MAELTDEMKEMFQKASVYPLATASRAGEPNVAPMKSVWLADDRTIWIADNYMKKSLANMIENPRAAIYVWGPETNGCLQIKGDASIVASGPDYETMRARVKAISERFPAKSLVVLKITGVFTCAPGDEAGRQLL, translated from the coding sequence ATGGCTGAACTCACCGATGAGATGAAAGAGATGTTTCAGAAGGCCTCCGTCTACCCGCTTGCGACGGCATCACGAGCCGGGGAGCCGAACGTCGCCCCGATGAAATCGGTCTGGCTCGCTGATGACCGGACGATCTGGATTGCCGACAATTACATGAAAAAAAGCCTCGCCAACATGATCGAAAACCCGCGTGCCGCCATCTATGTCTGGGGCCCTGAGACGAACGGATGCCTCCAGATCAAAGGTGATGCCAGCATCGTCGCATCGGGCCCGGATTATGAGACCATGCGGGCACGGGTAAAAGCAATCTCCGAGAGGTTTCCCGCGAAATCACTCGTGGTGCTGAAGATCACCGGTGTGTTTACCTGTGCGCCGGGCGACGAAGCGGGCAGGCAGCTGCTCTGA